A stretch of Oreochromis aureus strain Israel breed Guangdong linkage group 11, ZZ_aureus, whole genome shotgun sequence DNA encodes these proteins:
- the iffo1b gene encoding intermediate filament family orphan 1, translating to MPDLQRFSFPYHSMNPLLGANAHLQQHPQQNQAPGHPDSPSGLLPDAVFGAPDPASLLLGEQPGPGPDQAGPDFTAPSQSSPYIHHSSHYQHRPVPHPPAAMALRNDLGSNISVLKTLNLRFRCFLAKVHELERRNKILEKQLQQALDANMGCQGGCCENQAHTQEVSVQTGFVGTIQLRPGSLPFHNTNNSARRPTTLFTTPLAPALPPAASENSSATQTNAACNPAITISLSSPCVDSPGSGSKTGTNNSTGPGASTNPPPRFLPGTIWSYNHTRKFGPGAERLTSPGVSWVHPDGVGVQIDTITPEIRALYNVLAKVKRERDEYKRRWEEEYTMRMDLQQKIADLQEDLQESEGCQDELVRRVQHLNTELVVFKGLLSNNLSDLDSKIQEKAMKVDMDICRRIDITARLCDVAQQRNCEDVIQMYQVPNNQPSLNCRRKQTPLSFNGNECDEPVSTSESDGAVVKDEEHCGSAANQINEEMQRMLNQLRECEFEDDCDSLAWEETEETLLLWEDFPGCTLPPDPTHPPGEQEDCLEKVINDTECLFKSREKEYQETIDQIELELATAKSDMNRHLHEYMEMCSMKRGLDVQMETCRRLITQSEDSPSAVPPPAEESEQRENDKASVSPPSSSSSGRT from the exons ATGCCAGATCTGCAGCGCTTCAGTTTTCCATACCATAGCATGAATCCTTTGTTGGGGGCCAACGCGCATCTCCAACAGCATCCGCAGCAGAACCAGGCGCCCGGACACCCGGACTCTCCCTCAGGTCTCCTTCCCGACGCTGTTTTCGGTGCACCGGACCCGGCGTCCCTTCTGCTGGGTGAGCAGCCCGGCCCGGGGCCTGACCAGGCGGGGCCTGACTTCACCGCACCCTCGCAGTCTTCACCTTAcatccatcacagcagccaCTATCAGCACCGCCCTGTGCCGCATCCCCCTGCTGCGATGGCTCTCAGAAACGACCTGGGCTCCAACATCAGCGTCCTCAAAACTCTCAACCTGCGCTTCAGATGCTTTTTGGCTAAAGTGCACGAATTAGAGCGCAGAAATAAGATTCTGGagaagcagctgcagcaggcGCTGGACGCCAACATGGGCTGCCAAGGTGGATGCTGTGAGAACCAGGCGCACACCCAGGAGGTAAGCGTGCAGACGGGATTTGTCGGAACGATACAGCTTAGGCCCGGCTCCCTGCCCTTCCACAACACCAACAACTCAGCCAGGAGGCCTACGACACTGTTCACAACGCCTCTCGCGCCAGCCCTGCCACCTGCAGCCTCTGAAAACTCGagtgcaacacaaacaaatGCCGCTTGTAACCCAGCCATCACCATCAGCCTATCCTCCCCCTGTGTGGACTCCCCGGGATCTGGCTCTAAAACGGGAACTAACAACAGCACAGGTCCAGGAGCCTCCACCAACCCTCCTCCACGGTTCCTTCCGGGCACAATCTGGTCCTACAACCACACCCGCAAGTTCGGCCCCGGTGCTGAGCGTCTGACCAGCCCAGGAGTATCCTGGGTGCACCCGGATGGAGTTGGTGTCCAGATTGACACCATCACCCCCGAGATAAGAGCCCTGTACAATGTCCTGGCTAAAgtgaagagggagagagatgagTATAAACGCAG ATGGGAAGAGGAATACACTATGAGGATGGATCTGCAACAGAAGATTGCAGACTTACAGGAG GACCTGCAGGAGAGCGAAGGCTGCCAGGATGAGCTGGTTCGCAGGGTTCAGCATCTGAATACGGAGCTGGTTGTCTTCAAAGGGCTCCTGAGCAAT AATTTGTCAGATTTGGACAGCAAAATCCAGGAGAAAGCGATGAAGGTGGACATGGACATCTGCCGCAGGATCGACATCACTGCTCGTTTGTGTGATGTGGCCCAGCAGAGGAACTGTGAAGACGTCATCCAAATGTATCAG GTTCCTAATAACCAACCATCGCTAAACTGCCGCCGTAAACAAACCCCTCTATCCTTTAACGGGAATGAGTGTGACGAGCCCGTCAGCACCTCCGAAAGTGACGGAGCAGTGGTTAAAGACGAGGAGCACTGTGGATCTGCTGCTAATCAGATCAATGAGGAGATGCAGAGGATGCTAAACCAGCT GCGTGAATGTGAGTTTGAGGATGACTGTGACAGTCTGGCGTGGGAGGAGACTGAAGAGACGCTGCTGCTTTGGGAGGATTTCCCAGGATGCACTTTGCCTCCAGATCCCACCCACCCACCGGGAGAG CAGGAGGACTGTCTGGAAAAGGTGATTAATGACACAGAATGCCTTTTCAAATCTCGAGAGAAGGAATACCAAGAGACCATTGACCAAATTGAG CTGGAACTGGCCACAGCTAAGAGCGACATGAACCGACACCTGCACGAGTACATGGAGATGTGCTCGATGAAGAGAGGCCTGGATGTTCAGATGGAGACCTGCAGGAGACTCATCACACAGAGCGAAGACAG TCCATCTGCTGTGCCTCCACCCGCTGAGGAGAGTGAACAGAGAGAGAACGACAAGGCGTCAGTATCTCCACCTTCTTCCTCGAGCAGTGGGAGAACATGA